One window from the genome of Salvelinus fontinalis isolate EN_2023a chromosome 3, ASM2944872v1, whole genome shotgun sequence encodes:
- the LOC129847308 gene encoding caveolin-3-like: MADQYQYNTNEEKIVKDSHTKEIDLINRDPKLINEDVIKVEFEDVIAEPDGTHSLDGVWKLSYTTFTVSKYWCYRILSAIFGIPVALLWGFLFACISFCHIWAVVPCIKSCLIESQCISRIYSLCIQTFCDPFFEALGKIFSSVKVALHKEV, encoded by the exons ATGGCCGACCAGTACCAGTACAACACCAACGAGGAGAAGATTGTGAAGGACAGCCACACCAAGGAGATCGATCTGATCAACAGAGACCCCAAATTGATCAATGAGGATGTGATCAAG GTGGAGTTTGAGGATGTGATCGCAGAGCCCGACGGCACACACAGTCTGGATGGGGTGTGGAAGCTCAGCTACACCACCTTCACCGTGTCCAAGTACTGGTGCTACCGCATCCTCTCAGCCATCTTCGGCATCCCCGTGGCTCTGCTCTGGGGCTTCCTCTTCGCCTGCATCTCATTCTGTCACATCTGGGCTGTGGTACCCTGTATCAAGAGCTGCCTGATCGAGTCCCAGTGCATCAGTCGCATCTACTCCCTCTGCATCCAGACCTTCTGTGACCCCTTCTTTGAAGCCCTGGGCAAGATCTTCAGCAGTGTGAAAGTGGCCCTGCACAAAGAGGTCTAG